The genomic window TCTTTGTAGATTTTGCTTACTGCGTCATCTAAGAAATGACCTATTTTTTCCATTACCGTGATGGTGTCTGCTTTTTCTTTTGGATGCTGACCAATATCTACTAGATTGTTAAAGAGTTCATTAACATTGGTCATGTTAAAGTTACCAGCTACAATAAGGTTTCTGTGCATCCAATTGTTTTGTCTTAAAAATGGATGAACACTTTCTACACTGTTTTTTCCAAAAGTACCATAGCGCACATGTCCTAATAATACCTCTCCCACATAAGGAATGTTCTTTTTTTGTAGTTCAACACTATCCTTATATTCAGGATGTTGTGTCATTTCCTTGTTGATGCGCTCATTAATTTGGGAGAAAATATCTTGAATAGGTTGCTGAGCTATAGATCGCACTCTACTTATATAGCGTTCGCCAGGTTTTGTGTCTAATTTAATACTTGCAAAGCCAGCACCATCTTGTCCGCGATTGTGCTGTTTTTCCATCATTAAATACATTTTGTTTACACCATAAAACGCACTACCATATTTTTCTTTGTAATATTCTAATGGTTTTAATAGCCTTATAAGTGCAATACCGCACTCGTGTTTTAAAGCATCACTCATGTTATGTAATAAAAAAACGCGCTAAAAATTGAGCGCGTTGGTTTTTTAAGTTAATTCTATATCAAATTGTGTTAGACTCTTAAATTGGTCTAAGCGTTTATGCACTTCTTCCGTTTTCAAATTCTCCATGCGCTCTGTGCCAAATTTCTCAACACAAAACGATGCTAATGTAGAACCGTATATTACGGCTGTTTTTAAATTTTCAAAAGAGTAATCGCCTGTTTTTGCTAAATAACCAGCAAAACCTCCAGCAAATGTATCACCAGCACCAGTTGGGTCAAAGACCTCTTCTAATGGTAATGCTGGTGCAAAGAACACACTGTCATTATGAAATAATAATGCTCCGTGCTCCCCTTTCTTAATAACTACATACTTTGGTCCCATTTCATGAATCTTCCTTGCGGCAATAACCAATGAATATTCGCCAGTTAATTGTCTTGCCTCTTCATCATTAATGGTAATGACGTCTATATGTTTTATGGTGTTGTGTAAATCTTCTAATGCACAATCCATCCAAAAATTCATGGTATCTAAAATTACCATTTTTGGTTTGGTTGTCATTTGATTTAACACACTCATTTGCGTTAATGGGTGCAAGTTTCCTAACATTACGACTTCAGCATCTTTGTAATTGTCTGGGACAACAGGCTCAAAATCTGCTAAAACATTAAGTTCTGTTGCTAAGGTGTCTCTAGAATTCATGTCGTTATGGTATTTACCACTCCAAAAGAAGGTTTTGCCATCTTTTACGATTTCTATACCAGACACGTCAATATTTTTATTAGACATAAGGTCTAAATATTCTTGCGGAAAATCTCCACCAACCACTGAAACTACAGCAGAATCTACATTAAAATTAGAAGCAGCTAAGCCAATAAAAGTGCCAGCACCACCAAGAATTTTGTCAGTTTTACCAAAAGGTGTTTCAATGGCATCAAAGGCTACAGTACCAACAATTACTAATTTACCCATTAAAGTAAGTTTGAATTAAGGTGCAAAAGTACATAAAATATATTGCTGATGAAACATACAGAGTAACATCTGCATTTAATTATTTTCTTCCAAAATCTGCAGGAATTTCTCCCCAAGCTTTGGTCTCCCATTTAACGATGGTAGTAGTGTAGTTGTTTTCTTTCAGCCATTTTACAGCTCTGTCTACCAAATCAAAAACAGGTTTGTTTTTAGCGTTGCGTTCTAATTTAGAATTGCACATTTTTTTTCGTACCCAACTCATTGCGGTTTTAGAGTCGGTATAAATGATTCGGTCGCTATTATGCTGTTTTAAAAATGCTAATCCGTGAACGATAGCTAAAAATTCGCCAATATTGTTGGTGCCTTCTTCAAAAGGACCTTGTATAAAGAGTTGTTTTTTTGTTTTGGTATCTACACCGCGATATTCCATTTTGCCTGGATTACCAGAAGATGCAGCATCTACTGAAATTGAATTATAATTGGGTTGTCCTATTTTTTTGAGTTGTTCGTCAGATAGTTCGCTTTTAAAACTTTTTGATTTACCAATGTAATCTTTTGAGCCATCTTTGTATGCTTTTTTTGCAGCTTCAAAAGTTGAAAACGATTTATACTGAGCACCTTTGAAATCTTTGATTTGAGCTTTACAGTCATCCCAAGACTCAAAGACTCCGGTTTTGTGGCCTTTCCAAACGGTGTAGTATTTCTTTTTCTTTTTAGCCATTTAATAACTTTTCAACAACTCTCGGAAAATGCTCCATTTCCAATTCATGGATTTTAGCAGCAACATCATCAGCTGTATCTAACGCTTTTACTTCACATTTTGCTTGAAAAATAATTGCTCCTTCGTCATAATTTTCATTTACATAATGAATCGTTATGCCAGTTTCAGTTTCTTTATTTTCTACAACTGCATTGTGTACGTGCATACCATACATGCCTTTTCCACCATATTTTGGCAGCAAAGCAGGATGAATATTTATGACTTTGTTTTCAAACTCCTTGAGAATAAATTCAGGAAATTTCCAGAGAAAACCTGCAAGCACAATTAAATCTGGTTTTGAAGATCTTAAAATATTTAAAACATCTTCAGACTTACTGAATGCTATTCTGTTAAATGACAAAGCGCTAACATTTAGTCTTTTACAACGATCTATAACTTTGGCATGAGGATTGTTAGTCAGTACTTGAATAACAGACGCATTATCGCTGTTTTGAAAAAACTTAATTAAATTTTCAGCATTAGATCCACTACCGGACGCAAAAATTACAATACGCTTCATTTACAGTTATATTGGGTTATTATTCAGAAACAAAAAAAAGAATAATAATTAACAATTAGGCGCAAAACTTAAATTCTTATACCGAATTTTTAGCATTGATATGCACATTTTATCGGTAAAGGTGATTTTTAAAATAAAGTTTTTTATTTTTGCGGTCTAATTAAAACTTAAAATTAAAAGATTATGTCAGACATTGCATCAAGAGTAAAAGCGATTATCGTAGACAAATTAGGTGTTGATGAAAACGAAGTTGTAACTGAAGCAAGCTTCACTAACGACTTAGGTGCAGATTCATTAGATACTGTAGAATTAATCATGGAATTTGAAAAAGAATTTGATATTCAAATCCCAGACGATCAAGCTGAAAACATTGCAACAGTTGGTCAAGCTATCTCTTATATAGAAGAAGCAAAATAAGACTTTATTTTTATGGAATTAAAGCGAGTAGTAGTTACTGGTCTAGGTGCACTTACACCTATTGGCAATACCAAAGATGAATATTGGAATGGTCTTGTTAATGGAAAAAGCGGTGCTGCCCCAATCACGCATTTTGATGCTGAGAAGTTCAAGACGCAATTCGCTTGTGAAATAAAAAACTTTGAAGTTACTGACTTTATTGACAGAAAGTTAGCGCGTCAAATGGATAAATTTTCGCAATATGCAATGGTAGCTTCGGATGAGGCAATCGCAGATTCGAAATTAGATCTAGACGCAATTAACAAATACAGAGTAGGAGTAATTTGGGGAGCTGGTATTGGTGGTTTAGAAACATTTCAAGAAGAAGTGCTTAACTATGCTGCTGGTGACGGTACACCTCGTTTTAGTCCTCGTTTCATTCCAAAAATGATAGCAGATATAGCACCAGGAAACATATCTATTAAATATGGTTTCATGGGTCCTAACTACACAACAGTATCAGCTTGTGCATCTTCTGCCAATTCAATGATTGATGCTCTAAACACTATACGTTTAGGCCATTGTGATGTTGTAATTACTGGTGGAAGTGAAGCAGCGGTAACTATTGCTGGTATGGGAGGATTTAACGCTATGCATGCTATGAGTACCAGAAACGATAGTCCTGAAACTGCCTCAAGACCTTTCGATGCAAATCGAGATGGTTTTGTATTAGGTGAAGGAGCAGGTTCTATTGTTTTAGAAGAGTATGAGCACGCTAAAGCAAGAGGAGCTAAAATCTACGCAGAAGTTGTAGGTGGAGGTTTGTCTTCAGATGCATATCATATGACAGCACCACATCCTGATGGTATTGGAGTTGTTGCGGTAATGAAAAACTGTTTAGAAAATGCTGGTTTAAAACCCGAAGATGTAGATCATATTAATACACACGGAACATCAACTCCATTAGGAGACGTTGCCGAATTAAAAGCTATATCAGAAGTGTTTGGAGACCATGCAAAGAAGATTAATATTAATTCTACTAAGTCTATGACTGGTCACTTGTTGGGTGCTGCAGGTGCTATTGAGGCTATTGCGTCTATTTTAGCATTAGAGTACGGTATTATACCACCAACAATTAACCATGAAACAGCAGACGAAAATATAGATCCAGAATTAAATTTAACGCTCAATAAAGCTCAGAAACGAGATATTAAAATAGCAATGAGTAATACATTTGGATTTGGCGGTCACAACGCTTGTGTATTATTTAAAAAATTAGACTAAATCCCGAATGAGTTTCATTCGTAACATATTAAAAAATTCCCGTTCATTCGATGACGGGAATTTTTTTTTAAAACTCAAAGAGATTCTTGGATTCAAGCCAAGATCGCAAAATTTATACATTAAGGCTTTTACGCATCGTTCGATGAACATTAAGGATAAAAAAGGAAATCCTATTAACTACGAACGACTAGAATTTGTTGGAGATGCTATGATAAGTTCAGTTATTGCGGCTTATCTCTATGAACAAGTTCCTCACGGAGATGAAGGTTATCTTACCAAAATGCGCTCAAAAGTAGTGAGTAGAGAGCATCTTAATGAATTGGGTAAGGAGCTAAATCTCATAGGTTTAGTGCAGAGTAGAATACCAAAATCTAATTTTGGAAATAATATTCACGGTAATCTTTTTGAAGCTTTAGTTGGTGCTATTTATTTAGATAGAGGCTACAAAGCATGCGAAAAGTTTTTATATAAGCGGATTATAAATCCGCATGTAGATATTGAAACCTTAGAAGGCAAAGTTATTAGCTATAAAAGTTTATTGATAGAGTGGTGCCAAAAAGAGAAAAACACTTTTGATTATGAAGTGTATGAAGATACAGGTAATGATGAGTTAAAACATTTCTCGGTAAGACTAAGTATTAACGATAAAGTCGTTTCTAAAGCCAGAGCAACTTCTAAGAAAAAGGCAGAAGAAAAGGCATCAAAGCGTGCTTTTTTTGCCTTCCAAAAGCAAATTACAAAGCTTATATAATATAGAGTTTATCGAGATTGAATCTTAAAGCTAAAATCTACAACGTTTTCGTAGTTTTTAAGGGTTAAGATTAACCAAAAGTTGACATTACCAACCCATTATTGTGCTATATTTACCAATTAAAGTTATAACGGTATGGCGTTGCATAAACTTATGGTTGATGATTTTTATGACGATACCTACAAACTCATTGCTATACATTGTGGGTTAGAAGACTATCGTTTAGCCTATCTGCTTAACCAAAGTTTAGACCTTAGACTACAACGAAAAACGGAAGATTTAGATATGGAATATTTAAAATCTTCTTACAGTATTTTTGAGTGGGATAATGCTTCCCAATACGTTACTTGGAACTTAGTGTCTAATGTTTGTAAAAAAGAAGAAGATAGTTTGTACAGTACAGGTTTATTTCAAACTAACGAAAAAGTAATTAAAACATTCAATCTTGTTCCAGAGTATAAAAAAGTAGATTATTTTATAAAGATTTCTGATGAAATACAGAATGTCAACGAAAAACTTATATTAAATAAGCTTCAAAATATACCACAGATTATAACTAGCTATTCGGTTAATCCGTCTGAACTAAAATCTAAAGATCATTTAATTTTTTGAATTGATGCCAAATAAAAAAACCAAAATAGTAGCCACATTAGGCCCAGCAACGAGTAATAAGGAAACCTTAAAAGCAATGCTAGAAGAGGGAGCTAATGTGTTTAGAATTAACTTCTCTCATGCTAATTACGATGACGTAAAAGAGCGCATAAACATGATTCGCGAACTCAATGAAGAGTTTGGGTTCAATGCTGCAATATTAGCAGATTTACAAGGTCCTAAGCTTAGAGTAGGTACTATGAAGGGTGAAGTTATTGTAGATGAAGGAGACGAAATAATTTTTGCCACAGGAAAACGATTTGAAGGTACTAAAGAGCGTGTCTACATGACTTATGAAAAGTTTCCTCAAGACGCAAAACCAGGTGAACGTATTTTATTAGATGACGGAAAATTGATTTTTGAAGTTGTTTCTACTGATGGGAAAAAAGAAGTAAAAGCTAAGGTTATCCAAGGAGGTCCTTTAAAATCTAAAAAAGGAGTGAATCTTCCTAATACCAATATTTCTCAACCAGCTTTAACCGAAAAAGATATCGAAGATGCCATTTTTGCTATTGGTCAGGAAGTAGATTGGATTGCATTGTCCTTTGTGCGTCATGCCGAAGATTTAATGGAATTAGAAGAGCTTATTAAAGAACACGGAAATTATAAAATTCCTATTATAGCCAAGATTGAAAAGCCAGAAGCTGTTGAAAATATCGACAAGATTGTTGCCTATTGTGATGGCTTAATGGTAGCTCGTGGTGATTTGGGAGTAGAAATCCCAGCGGAGGAAGTACCTTTAATACAAAAGCAACTAGTATTAAGAGCCAAGCGTGCCAGAATTCCGGTAATTATTGCAACGCAAATGATGGAAACTATGATTACTAGTTTAACACCAACACGTGCTGAGGTAAATGATGTTGCCAACTCTGTAATGGATGGTGCTGATGCTGTAATGCTTTCAGGAGAGACGTCTGTTGGTCAGTATCCTGTACAGGTTATTCGTCAGATGGCAAATATTATTAGAAGTGTAGAGGATTCTCCTTTAATTGAAGTGCCCCAATCACCTCCTCATATTCGTACTAAGCGTTATATCACAAAGTCTATTTGTTATCATGCTGCCAACATGGCGAATGAGATTAATGCAAAAGCCATTTCGACACTTACAAATAGTGGGTATACAGCATTTCAAATTTCAGCATGGAGACCACAAGCACATATTTTAGTATTTACATCTAACAAGCGTATTTTATCTCAATTGAGTTTACTTTGGGGTGTAAAAGCTTTCTACTATGATAGATTTGTAAGTACTGACGAAACCATAGAAGACGTTAACGCTATTGCATGTAAAAAAGGATATCTAGAAGTCGGAGATATGTTAATTAGTTTAGCAGCAATGCCAATTAAAGATAGAGGTATGGTAAATACGTTACGTGTCACCGAGATTGAAAGCTGTAGTTTTTAAGTAAGATATTAGTATTAAATATAAAAGGCTCAATAATTTTATTGAGCCTTTTTGTGTAAATACCAAACTTTAGTTGTATGCTAACAGATCCTTAAAATGTATTAATAATTTAGGGACATCAACTATATAAAAGTTTAATCTCTTAATCCATTATAAACTTAAGTCCTGCTGTAATGATACTAGAGCTAAATGTGGTATTTCTATCGTATTTGTAATACTTTAAATCAACGCTTTTTAATCCAAATTTCCATATATGAGCTTTTGTAAATATGTCTGTATAGGAAATACCAAAGCCAAACTGGTTGGATGAATATTTAGACAAATCATAATCTGACGTATAAAATTCGTAGCTAGACAAAGCCGTTTCATAAGGATAAAAATAGTCTGCCGCAGTTTGATTATAAAATCTATAAGATGGATATAATGTAAATTTATCAGATATTTTAAAAGGTATTTCAATACTAGCTGTGTGCGAATTAATGCCCCAATCATCAAAATAATAACGATAAAAAGTTCTTACAGTAAAGGATTCGCTTAGATACCAATTCAATCGACCTCCAATTGCCACTTTAAATCTTGAGTCTGGTAGTTGTTCAATCGCGTCCGCAAGCTGAAAATCTTCAATAAAAGAATCGGCAATGTCAGAAAAATACACACGCTGAAAAGGAGTAGACAATAGGCCATCTTGCTTTACTAAATCTACAGATAATGATCCCTGTACGTTTTTATGTAGTATTTGAGAAAGTCCAAAACCAACAGAATAAGAATTTCTACTTTCATCCTTAAATTCTGTAAATAAAGGGCTGTAATTTTGGTTTCCTGTAATGGTATTCTGTGTGAATAATGAATTATTTATCCCACTGCCATTTTCACCAAAGGGCCTTAATTCTATGGGATATATAGCATTCCAAGTATCTAAATATACATTGGCACTAATACTAAATTCAGTATTCTTTTCATTAAAAAGTTTAGTATAACTACCTCCAAAACCCAAAGAAAAGTAATCATATTCAGTAGATACCGATAATTTAGCAGACCATATATCATTCCTGTCATCAGAACTGTGGCTATAACTTGCAGTAAGATTAGACCACACATCACCACTAGAAGCACCAGAAGATGCTTGAAATGGACTAGCAGTGCCATCATCAAAAGGATTAATATTACTTGAAGAAGCAGAAGTATAAGCAGAAACACCAGCATCAATAGTTAATATATCATCCTCATTTAGAGGAATAGAAACAACAAATGTAGCTGTAACGTCTGTTAACTCCTCAGTACCAGTTCCGCCACTTACAGCAGCATTATCACCATCTTGGGTATAATAACTCGATAAAAAATCGATCTCTGTTGTTTCCAAGACTCTTTTTTTATAAACACTTGTTGAGTCTTGACTCGTTTGCGCGCTTAGTTTTAAAAAACCAAAAAGGGCTAATATAATTACGAACTTTTTCAATCTTATTGATTTTTAATTACAACCACAGCCACCACCTGTTTTTCCTCCGTTTGCTCCAGTAGCAGCTTCCCTGTAAGAATGCATTGTGCTTACATTTCTATCACATTTTTTGTCTGCTAATACCATGTCTGGGTCATTAATATTTACTTTTTCATATTCTTTTACAACCACACAGCTGCTCAATGAGCATGAAAATATAGCGAGTATTATTATTTGTTTAATCATGATGATTTTCTATTTCGATGTTTTTTGACTTTATAATATTTCCCTTATCGTCTATAATAATGCATTCAATATTTGGGAGTTGATTAATGCGGTCAAGACCTGTATCTTTTCCCATAACAAAAACAGAAGTTGCCAAAGCGTCTGCCAGTTCAGCTTTTGGTGCAAAAACGGTAACGCTTATTATACCACTCGACGGATAACCTGTTCGAGGATCAATAATGTGTGAATACCTTATTCCGTTAAAATTCACAAACTTCTCATAGTTTCCTGAAGTTACCACAGCACTATTATTAATAGGTAATAGCGCAAACGCCTTATTCTTGTTTAAAGGGTTTGTAATAGCAACTTTCCATTCACTTCCATTAGGTTGTTTTCCCCAGGTATTCATATCTCCAGATGCATTGATAATCCCAGCAGTAACTCCTTTAGACATAAGCAACTCTTTAGCTTTATCTGCCGCATAACCTTTACCAATAGCTCCAAAACCAATCTTCATACCCTTAAGCTTTAAAAAGACTGTGTTTTTAGATTTGTCTAGTATAATATTTTTAAAGCCTACCTTTTCTACAGAGGCTTTAATTTCATCTTCACTTGGCATCTCTTTCATGCTGCCATCAAATTTCCAGATTTTATCCATTGAGGCATAACTGATATCAAAAGCACCATCTGTAAGATGAGAAATAGCAATTGCTCGCTCTATAAGCTGAAATAATTCTAGGTCGACTTCTACTGCTTTTATACCTGAGTTTCTATTAATTTTGGATGTTTGCGAATTTTCATCCCAAGATGAAATAAGATTCTCAATTCTTTCAATTTCATCAACAGCTAGTTTAATAAATTTTTTTCCTTCTATAGAATCTTTTGCAACAACAGTAATGTCAAAACGGCTACCCATTAACTTGAGAGTTTCCTTGAAAGTTTGTTGGGCCGAACTTATATGAACAGTAGTTATAAATAGGACTAATGTGAGAAGGTATTTCATTTGCTTAAATTTATTTTAAAAAAGCATTTATTTCTTCGATATACTTTTTTGGTGTCGCTTTTTTATAGCTCGTCTCACCAAGAACTTCTCCTTTTGAGTTTAAAACAACTACAAAAGGAAAGTAACCTTGCTTATTATATTTTTCAGCAAGTTTTTTGTTGGCTTCTGTTTGTTCTTCTGAGAGTTTGTTGCTTTTTTTTCTTGGAAAATCTGCCTTTAGCATCACATAATGTTCTTTAGCATAGGATTTAAATTCTTCTGTACTCCAAATTTCTTTATCTAGTTTTATACAAGGAGCACACCAATCAGAACCTTGAAAAACTAAAATAATTGGCTTGTTGCTGCTAGTAGCAATTTCTTGTGCTTCAGAAAAGTCTGTGTGCCATTCTTGTGCATTTACTATTGCAATGCTAAACAACAATGATAGTGTAGTGAGTATTATCTTCATTTTTTTAAAATATAACAACATAGTTAAACGGAAGATACGTTAGTTTATTTTTGTTGATGTAACTTTTATTACAAAACCACATAAGCAATTTAAGAATTATGATTTGATAATAGTTTAAAAATCAAACTTTAGTTGTACACTAACAGATTTTTTATCCTCATCAATTGGTTTTGATTGTTTGTCCTTGTCAGTATTTAGATTAGATAGTGATATTCCCAAAAGCCGAACAGAGTTGTTTAATTTTTCTTGATATAATAACTCTTTTGCGGTTTCTAGAATAATAGATTTATCGCTGATAAAATAAGGAAGTGTTTTACTACGAGTTTGCAAAGTAAAGTCGCTGTATTTAATTTTTAATGTTATCGTTTTTCCCGCTACTTTGCTTTTTTCTAAACGTTTTGAAACTTCTTCTGCAATGTGATCTAACTTTTCGAGCATAAAAATTTCCGAAGATAGGTTTTCGCTAAAGGTACGCTCTGCTGCTAAGGACTTTCTTATGCGGTTTGGTTTAACTTCACTATGATGAATTCCTCTAACCACATAGTAGTAGTAACGACCAGATTTACCAAAGTTTTTATCTAGGTATTCGAGGCTTTTAGATTTTAAATCTTTACCGGTAAATATGCCTTTTTGATACATTTTTTCGGCAGTAACCTTACCAACACCATAAAATTTTCTGATGTCTAAATCTTCTAAAAATTGAAGTACATCTTCGGGATTTACAGTTTTTTGTCCGTTAGGTTTATTATAATCACTCGCCACTTTAGCAATAAATTTATTGATAGAGATGCCTGCGGAAGCTGTTAAGCCCACTTCGTCATAAATACGTTGTCTTATCTTCTTAGCAATTAAAGTAGCGCTAGGAAGCCCTATTTTGTTTTCAGTAACATCTAAATAGGCTTCATCTAAAGATAAAGGTTCGACCAAATCAGTGTAGTCAAAAAATATTTTACGTATTCGGTTAGAAATTTCCTTGTATCTATCAAATCGAGGTCTTACAAATATAAGTTCAGGACAGAGTTTTTCTGCCAAACGACCAGACATGGCGCTTTTTACTCCAAATTGTCGTGCTTCGTAACTTGCAGCACTAATAACTCCACGTTTTCCGCCACCACCAACAGCAATAGGTTTACCTTTAAGTTCAGGATCATCCATTTGCTCAACAGAAGCATAAAATGCATCCATATCTACGTGAATTATCTTTCTTATTGGTAAATCGTTTAGCATAGTGTAAATTTAGACATTAAATACCGTTTAATGACCGTAGAAATAGAGCGTAAATTTTTAGTGAATTCTAATGATTTTAAAAAAGAAGCATCGAAAAGTTATAGCATAAAACAGGGCTTTTTGAATAGCCATGAAGAGCGCACAGTAAGAGTAAGATTAAAAAACGATAAAGGGTACTTAACCATAAAAGGAAAATCTTCGGAAGATGGATTGGTGCGTTTTGAATGGGAAACTGAAATTACGAAGCAAGAAGCAGAACAACTCTTAGCGTTGTGTGAAGATGGTATAATTGATAAAATACGCTACGAAGTAAACTTTGGAAACCACACTTTTGAGATTGATGAATTTTTTGGAGAAAATGATGGTTTAGTCATTGCTGAGGTAGAATTACGATCTACAAACGAAGATTTTAATAAACCTGAATGGTTAGGAATAGAAGTTACAGGAGATATTAAATATTATAATTCTCAATTGAGTAAACAACCTTATAAAAACTGGAAATAATGAAAAAAATATTATTACTATTTTTAATGCTATGCCTTGTAGTATCATGTAAATCTTCTGATGCAAATAGCAATGAAGTGAAGCCAGAGTCTATAGCTAAACTAAAAGCAGAACTTATAAAAAAAGGTTTTCAAATTTTTGATTATGTAGATGAAAAAACCCAAGACACTATATTAATGCAACAATATTATATTGCATTTTTAAAAAAAGGGCCAACACGAAGCCAGAACAAAGAAGAGGCTGCTGAGTTACAAAAAGCACATTTAGCACACCTAGGCAAAATGTACAAGTTAGGTTATGCCGATATTTCTGGTCCTTTTGGAGACGATGGAGATATAAGAGGAATTACTATTTACAACGTACCAACATTAAAAATGGCTGATAGTTTAGCTAATGCCGATCCTATGGTAAAAGCTGGGCGTTTGATTATAGAAATTCATCCATGGTGGGCTGCTAAAGGTTTTCCGTTACGATAAAATAAAAACGCTCTGATTTCTCAGAGCGTTTTTTACTTTTATAAGGTTGAATTGTTTACTGTTGCACTTCTGGTCCACCACTTACAATTTTAAACTCAGAACGTCTGTTTTGAGAATGTTCTTCATCAGTACAGTTAGAACCACAATCAACCTTAGGCTCAGATTCACCTTTACCTTCAGCAGAAATACGAGATGCATCAATACCTTTAGAGATTACGTACT from Winogradskyella sp. MH6 includes these protein-coding regions:
- the dinB gene encoding DNA polymerase IV, yielding MLNDLPIRKIIHVDMDAFYASVEQMDDPELKGKPIAVGGGGKRGVISAASYEARQFGVKSAMSGRLAEKLCPELIFVRPRFDRYKEISNRIRKIFFDYTDLVEPLSLDEAYLDVTENKIGLPSATLIAKKIRQRIYDEVGLTASAGISINKFIAKVASDYNKPNGQKTVNPEDVLQFLEDLDIRKFYGVGKVTAEKMYQKGIFTGKDLKSKSLEYLDKNFGKSGRYYYYVVRGIHHSEVKPNRIRKSLAAERTFSENLSSEIFMLEKLDHIAEEVSKRLEKSKVAGKTITLKIKYSDFTLQTRSKTLPYFISDKSIILETAKELLYQEKLNNSVRLLGISLSNLNTDKDKQSKPIDEDKKSVSVQLKFDF
- a CDS encoding thioredoxin family protein; translation: MKIILTTLSLLFSIAIVNAQEWHTDFSEAQEIATSSNKPIILVFQGSDWCAPCIKLDKEIWSTEEFKSYAKEHYVMLKADFPRKKSNKLSEEQTEANKKLAEKYNKQGYFPFVVVLNSKGEVLGETSYKKATPKKYIEEINAFLK
- a CDS encoding CYTH domain-containing protein is translated as MTVEIERKFLVNSNDFKKEASKSYSIKQGFLNSHEERTVRVRLKNDKGYLTIKGKSSEDGLVRFEWETEITKQEAEQLLALCEDGIIDKIRYEVNFGNHTFEIDEFFGENDGLVIAEVELRSTNEDFNKPEWLGIEVTGDIKYYNSQLSKQPYKNWK
- a CDS encoding FAD:protein FMN transferase, which codes for MKYLLTLVLFITTVHISSAQQTFKETLKLMGSRFDITVVAKDSIEGKKFIKLAVDEIERIENLISSWDENSQTSKINRNSGIKAVEVDLELFQLIERAIAISHLTDGAFDISYASMDKIWKFDGSMKEMPSEDEIKASVEKVGFKNIILDKSKNTVFLKLKGMKIGFGAIGKGYAADKAKELLMSKGVTAGIINASGDMNTWGKQPNGSEWKVAITNPLNKNKAFALLPINNSAVVTSGNYEKFVNFNGIRYSHIIDPRTGYPSSGIISVTVFAPKAELADALATSVFVMGKDTGLDRINQLPNIECIIIDDKGNIIKSKNIEIENHHD
- a CDS encoding YciI family protein, translated to MKKILLLFLMLCLVVSCKSSDANSNEVKPESIAKLKAELIKKGFQIFDYVDEKTQDTILMQQYYIAFLKKGPTRSQNKEEAAELQKAHLAHLGKMYKLGYADISGPFGDDGDIRGITIYNVPTLKMADSLANADPMVKAGRLIIEIHPWWAAKGFPLR